A stretch of the Equus caballus isolate H_3958 breed thoroughbred chromosome X, TB-T2T, whole genome shotgun sequence genome encodes the following:
- the LOC100051728 gene encoding melanoma-associated antigen B1 encodes MPRGQKSKLRAREKRRQARSETQGPGSAQATAAEVEESCSSPVSEGTPSSPPAAGTAQEPQGAPATSSPAAGVSRPRSHVGAKSQVVESENSSQASASTESSRKALLTRKAEMLVQFLLYKYEMKEPIKKAHMLKVVNKRYREDFPEILKRASERIELIFGLELKEVKPNSQSYTLVSKLDLSNDGSLSSGWGFPKNGLLMPLLGVIFLNGNRTSEEKIWEFLNMLGVYDGMNHFIFGEPRKLITQDLVQEKYLEYRQMPDSDPPCYEFLWGPRAHAETSKMEVLEFLAKVNDTVPSAFLSHYEEALRDEEERAQARAAARAATPATASARSRATSSRYSDP; translated from the coding sequence ATGCCTCGAGGTCAGAAGAGTAAGCTCCGTGCCCGTGAGAAACGCCGCCAGGCCCGGAGTGAGACCCAGGGTCCTGGGAGTGCTcaggccactgcagcagaggTCGAAGAGTCCTGCTCCTCTCCTGTTTCTGAGGGTACTCCCTCAAGCCCCCCTGCTGCTGGCACTGCTCAGGAGCCTCAGGGAGCCCCAGCCACTAGCTCTCCTGCTGCAGGTGTCTCACGCCCAAGATCTCACGTAGGTGCCAAGAGCCAAGTTGTGGAAAGTGAAAATTCCTCCCAGGCCTCAGCCTCCACTGAGAGTTCTCGCAAAGCTCTTCTAACCAGGAAGGCAGAGATGTTGGTGCAGTTCCTGCTGTATAAGTATGAAATGAAGGAGCCTATTAAGAAGGCACACATGCTGAAAGTTGTCAACAAAAGATACAGGGAGGATTTCCCTGAGATCCTCAAGAGAGCCTCTGAGCGCATAGAGCTGATCTTTGGCCTAGAATTGAAGGAAGTCAAGCCGAATAGTCAGTCCTATACTCTTGTCAGCAAGCTAGACCTCAGCAACGATGGAAGTCTGAGCAGTGGCTGGGGATTTCCTAAGAATGGGCTTCTGATGCCTCTCCTGGGTGTGATCTTCTTGAATGGCAACCGCACCTCGGAAGAGAAGATCTGGGAATTCCTGAATATGCTGGGTGTCTATGATGGAATGAATCACTTCATCTTCGGGGAGCCCAGGAAGCTCATCACCCAAGATTTGGTGCAGGAAAAGTATCTGGAGTATCGTCAGATGCCCGACAGTGATCCTCCATGCTACGAATTCCTGTGGGGTCCAAGAGCCCATGCTGAAACCAGCAAGATGGAAGTCCTAGAGTTTTTGGCCAAAGTCAATGATACGGTTCCCAGTGCCTTTCTATCCCATTATGAAGAAGCtttgagagatgaggaagagaggGCCCAAGCCAGAGCTGCAGCCAGAGCTGCCACTCCTGCCACGGCCAGTGCACGTTCCAGGGCCACATCCAGCCGCTACTCTGACCCCTAG